One segment of Rickettsiella grylli DNA contains the following:
- the lysA gene encoding diaminopimelate decarboxylase, with translation MSFIYFDHILQAEAIPITQLITHYGSPCYIYSKSRLYEQWCAFKSFIQNGHQICYAVKANSNLAILALLAHWGAGFDIVSGGEFDRVLRAGGHAENTVFSGVGKTCEEIKSALFAHIGCFNVESSGELFRIEALAKNIGAVAPIALRVNPNIDPKTHPYITTGLNDTKFGLNEKDALTLYRYAAQSNHLTIRGISCHLGSQITTIDPFLQALEHLLKLTEALKKEHILLKTINLGGGLGVTYQTENVPSVQEYSQKILALLKKRNSTLTLILEPGRALIAQAGILVTKVEYLKSNHRKHFAIVDAGMNDLIRPALYQAEHAILPIVQRSLPRKKKYDIVGPICESSDFFGKNRELVLRAGDYLAIMDSGAYGFSMSSNYNSRPRAAELMVDTDRVFLIRSRETLAQLLANETIPPIS, from the coding sequence ATGTCTTTTATTTATTTCGATCACATTTTACAGGCAGAAGCGATCCCCATTACTCAATTAATAACGCATTATGGCTCACCTTGTTATATTTATTCTAAATCCCGTTTATATGAACAATGGTGTGCCTTTAAATCTTTCATCCAGAACGGACATCAGATTTGTTATGCGGTCAAAGCGAATTCAAATCTCGCTATTTTAGCGCTTTTAGCCCACTGGGGCGCCGGATTTGACATTGTATCCGGCGGTGAATTCGATCGCGTACTTCGCGCCGGTGGGCATGCAGAAAACACGGTATTTTCTGGTGTCGGTAAAACCTGCGAGGAAATCAAATCCGCCTTATTCGCCCACATCGGTTGTTTTAATGTCGAGTCCAGTGGTGAATTATTCCGAATCGAAGCACTTGCCAAAAACATAGGTGCGGTGGCACCGATTGCTTTACGTGTCAATCCGAATATCGATCCCAAAACCCACCCCTATATAACCACGGGTTTAAACGACACTAAATTTGGTTTAAACGAAAAGGATGCCTTAACACTTTATCGTTATGCGGCGCAATCAAACCATTTAACGATTCGTGGAATCAGTTGTCATTTAGGTTCACAAATCACAACCATCGATCCTTTTCTACAGGCGTTAGAACATCTTTTGAAACTCACTGAAGCATTAAAAAAAGAACATATTTTATTAAAAACAATTAATTTAGGCGGTGGCTTAGGCGTGACTTATCAAACTGAAAACGTTCCATCGGTTCAAGAATATAGTCAAAAAATTTTAGCATTGCTCAAAAAAAGAAACTCAACACTCACTTTAATCCTCGAACCAGGTCGTGCACTGATAGCCCAAGCGGGTATATTGGTCACTAAAGTGGAGTACCTTAAATCAAACCATCGTAAACATTTTGCGATTGTCGATGCGGGTATGAATGACCTCATTCGCCCCGCCTTATATCAGGCTGAGCACGCTATTTTACCTATCGTTCAACGTTCTCTTCCCCGTAAAAAAAAATATGATATTGTTGGTCCCATTTGCGAAAGTAGTGATTTTTTTGGTAAAAATCGCGAACTCGTCTTACGCGCGGGTGATTACTTAGCCATTATGGACAGTGGTGCTTATGGTTTTTCAATGAGTTCCAACTATAATTCTAGACCAAGAGCCGCCGAGCTTATGGTTGACACGGATCGCGTGTTTTTAATTCGCTCACGTGAAACGTTAGCACAATTATTGGCCAATGAAACGATACCTCCTATCTCCTAA
- the fumC gene encoding class II fumarate hydratase, whose product MSENSKNSRVETDSMGSINVPAQHYWGSQTQRSVRHFDIGGEQMPLAVIHAFGILKKAAAKANLELGLLTKENADLIIQVADEVKSGQLDAEFPLRVWQTGSGTQTNMNVNEVIANRAIELAGGERGTKKPIHPNDHVNKSQSSNDTFPTAMYIAAAVAMVKKLIPAVQTLYGALIEKVHEFKAIIKIGRTHLQDAVPLTLGQEFSAYVDQLESALAHIEQTLPGLYQLAIGGTAVGTGLNTHPKFAELTAKFIAQETKLPFVSAKNKFSALAAHEALVFASGALKTLACALMKLANDIRWLGSGPRSGLGELILPENEPGSSIMPGKVNPTQCEAMTMVCIQVMGNDAAITFAGSQGNFELNVYKPLMIYNFLQSVDLLSSACISFTRYCVKDLKANQTKIKQFLENSLMLVTALNPIIGYDKAAKIAHKALQEEMSLREACVALGYLDAETFDKVVDPKKMLGPRVD is encoded by the coding sequence ATGTCTGAAAATTCAAAAAATAGCCGTGTTGAAACCGATAGTATGGGTTCTATTAACGTTCCCGCGCAACATTATTGGGGCTCGCAAACGCAACGAAGTGTGCGTCACTTTGACATCGGTGGTGAACAAATGCCTTTGGCGGTTATCCATGCATTTGGTATTTTAAAAAAGGCGGCCGCAAAAGCGAATCTCGAATTAGGATTATTAACAAAAGAGAATGCAGATTTAATCATTCAAGTGGCCGATGAAGTAAAATCGGGACAACTGGATGCTGAATTCCCTTTGCGCGTTTGGCAAACGGGTAGCGGCACGCAAACCAATATGAATGTGAATGAAGTCATTGCCAATCGCGCTATCGAACTAGCCGGCGGGGAACGGGGTACTAAAAAACCAATTCATCCCAACGATCACGTGAATAAATCACAATCCTCGAATGATACCTTTCCCACCGCAATGTATATTGCAGCTGCGGTGGCGATGGTCAAAAAACTCATCCCTGCGGTACAAACCTTATATGGTGCACTGATTGAAAAAGTGCATGAATTTAAAGCGATTATTAAAATAGGCCGTACGCATTTGCAAGATGCGGTTCCTTTAACATTGGGTCAAGAATTTTCAGCGTATGTGGATCAATTAGAATCGGCATTAGCACATATCGAACAAACCTTGCCAGGGCTTTATCAATTGGCGATAGGCGGCACGGCGGTGGGGACAGGATTGAATACGCATCCAAAATTTGCTGAATTAACCGCAAAGTTTATTGCTCAAGAAACGAAATTACCTTTCGTTTCAGCCAAAAATAAATTTTCTGCGTTAGCCGCGCATGAGGCTTTAGTGTTTGCAAGTGGGGCGCTTAAAACCTTAGCCTGTGCGCTAATGAAACTTGCAAACGACATTCGTTGGTTAGGGTCAGGCCCGCGTTCAGGTTTAGGTGAACTTATTTTACCCGAAAATGAGCCTGGTTCTTCCATCATGCCGGGTAAAGTGAATCCGACACAATGTGAAGCGATGACAATGGTGTGTATTCAAGTGATGGGAAATGATGCCGCCATCACCTTTGCAGGAAGCCAAGGTAATTTTGAACTGAATGTGTATAAACCGTTGATGATTTATAACTTTTTACAATCGGTCGATCTGTTAAGTTCTGCGTGTATTTCATTTACGCGTTATTGCGTGAAGGATTTAAAAGCGAATCAGACTAAAATTAAACAATTTCTTGAAAACTCATTAATGTTAGTGACGGCATTGAATCCTATCATTGGCTATGATAAAGCCGCTAAAATTGCGCATAAAGCGTTACAGGAAGAAATGAGTTTACGGGAGGCCTGTGTCGCATTGGGTTATCTTGATGCGGAAACCTTTGATAAAGTCGTTGATCCTAAAAAAATGCTGGGACCGCGAGTGGATTAA
- a CDS encoding inverse autotransporter beta-barrel domain-containing protein, with product MFKNITFTFTFSFSFFFLCFFIAPLQAREPLLRFSAEAYTGVYTVGRADLMVSLDGDGQHNLYVDPQGGYGTDQAWYGDVGLGYRWISNDAAIVGWYVFAGHSRVENSSGFWITNPGVEVMGSRWDARVNAYIPVAGRSDDLGGIESTTAGPSFFTGHSELRTVSFTAFNEVQQVGNGADARVGYQLFSGVPLKAVVGAYFFEIPHAENVRGGGAGVDYWFDDYVRVFARYNYDNRQHSQVVGGLGISFGGVRNGHWADPSLSERLTDPVERYIANLGHGSGIPSQTIRYGRGSGSRIEVLQDNIAFFSQTGGPDNGGTNLTLADCTFENPCGPTDFSQAGVNTLNTLLPNTRMYFNGGSYFAINPGINPLTLNNGQSIHSRTADYSAPATESDRSTFGGAFTLTGNNHLENIILIPFLGVVPDTGVRIEGSNNQITGSSIGTANYRYLFAIENFGDNTRVDASTIFSNILGVVTTDSNFTMQNSTLTLDLLNVENVGVNGILAVGGSISIIDSRIRVAGSSANAAAVGIRTFSNSDVAVTHSEIAVSNDDTGAAVVLENNSGTINVLESDLNVDGTNPFIATGLPVNIGAGTVCVVNGAVVACP from the coding sequence ATGTTTAAAAATATTACTTTTACTTTTACTTTTTCATTTTCATTCTTTTTTTTGTGTTTTTTTATCGCCCCGCTTCAGGCGCGAGAACCGTTACTGCGTTTTTCAGCGGAAGCGTATACGGGCGTGTATACGGTGGGTCGAGCGGATTTAATGGTGTCCTTAGACGGTGATGGTCAGCATAATCTGTATGTAGATCCCCAAGGCGGTTACGGAACGGATCAAGCGTGGTACGGCGATGTCGGTTTAGGTTATCGATGGATTAGCAATGATGCCGCGATAGTCGGATGGTACGTGTTTGCAGGCCATTCACGCGTTGAAAACAGCAGTGGATTTTGGATAACGAATCCGGGTGTAGAGGTCATGGGAAGTCGCTGGGATGCGCGGGTGAATGCGTATATTCCGGTGGCAGGACGCAGTGATGATTTAGGAGGGATTGAATCCACGACGGCAGGCCCCTCTTTTTTTACGGGTCACAGTGAGCTACGAACGGTATCTTTTACGGCGTTCAATGAAGTGCAACAGGTGGGTAATGGAGCCGATGCGCGCGTGGGTTACCAGTTATTTTCAGGTGTGCCTTTAAAAGCGGTTGTGGGCGCTTATTTTTTTGAGATTCCGCATGCTGAAAACGTGCGCGGGGGCGGTGCAGGAGTGGATTATTGGTTTGACGATTACGTTCGTGTTTTTGCCCGTTATAATTACGATAATAGGCAACACAGTCAGGTCGTGGGTGGTTTAGGGATTAGTTTTGGAGGGGTTCGGAACGGTCATTGGGCCGATCCGAGTTTATCGGAACGGTTAACGGATCCGGTGGAACGTTATATCGCCAATTTGGGTCATGGTTCGGGGATACCGAGTCAAACGATCCGATATGGAAGGGGAAGCGGCAGCCGAATCGAGGTGCTCCAGGATAATATTGCGTTTTTTAGTCAAACGGGAGGGCCGGATAATGGCGGAACCAACTTAACGTTGGCCGATTGCACGTTTGAAAACCCGTGTGGACCCACCGACTTTAGCCAAGCGGGTGTTAATACGTTAAATACGTTATTACCCAATACGCGGATGTATTTTAATGGGGGGAGCTATTTCGCAATTAATCCTGGAATTAATCCATTGACCTTAAATAATGGCCAAAGCATCCATTCTCGGACTGCAGATTATTCAGCGCCTGCAACAGAGTCTGATCGCTCAACGTTTGGTGGCGCGTTTACTTTAACCGGCAATAATCATTTAGAAAACATTATTTTGATCCCTTTCTTGGGAGTTGTTCCAGATACGGGAGTGCGAATAGAAGGCTCTAATAATCAGATTACAGGGAGTAGTATTGGAACTGCAAACTATCGTTATTTGTTTGCTATTGAGAATTTTGGCGACAATACACGGGTTGATGCATCAACTATTTTTTCAAATATTCTAGGTGTGGTTACGACCGATTCTAATTTTACGATGCAAAATAGTACATTGACATTGGATTTACTTAATGTAGAGAATGTGGGTGTTAATGGGATTTTAGCAGTGGGTGGAAGTATTTCGATTATTGATTCAAGGATTCGCGTGGCAGGGTCATCGGCGAACGCTGCTGCCGTAGGCATACGAACCTTCAGCAATAGCGATGTTGCGGTGACCCATTCGGAAATAGCCGTTAGTAATGATGATACGGGTGCTGCAGTGGTACTCGAAAACAATAGTGGTACTATTAATGTTCTAGAGAGTGATTTGAACGTCGATGGTACGAATCCGTTCATCGCGACGGGCCTTCCTGTAAATATTGGCGCAGGAACGGTGTGTGTTGTGAATGGAGCGGTGGTCGCTTGTCCCTAA
- the dapF gene encoding diaminopimelate epimerase encodes MKTEFIKMHLLGNDFVIVDTLQQPFKPSAKLIRKWAHRQRGIGFDQLLLIEKPRSQSKHFYYRIFNANGNEVAQCGNGALCVTRYLIEKKRYKNPIHLMTMNNRLELTMEESGKVTANLGLPIFDPEKIPFINPSKAPIHPLETPFGRFDCCVLSLGNPHCVIQVNCLEKAPLEDLGLYLNQHPYPYFPQGCNLELMKIRDPKQIDLRIYERGVGETQACGSGACAAVIAGRLLNRLTKKVKVNLPGGLLTVRWESEHSPVFLRGTPTYVFRGSID; translated from the coding sequence ATGAAAACTGAATTTATTAAAATGCATTTATTGGGTAACGACTTTGTTATTGTAGATACCTTACAACAACCGTTTAAACCGAGTGCTAAATTAATACGAAAATGGGCACATCGGCAACGCGGCATTGGCTTTGACCAACTGTTATTAATTGAAAAACCGCGTTCTCAATCGAAACATTTTTATTATCGTATTTTTAATGCAAACGGGAATGAGGTCGCGCAATGTGGTAATGGTGCTTTATGTGTGACTCGATACTTAATCGAAAAAAAACGGTATAAAAATCCCATCCATCTGATGACCATGAATAATCGTTTAGAACTCACCATGGAAGAAAGCGGCAAAGTCACGGCTAATTTAGGTCTACCGATTTTTGATCCGGAAAAAATTCCTTTTATCAACCCCTCAAAAGCCCCCATTCATCCTCTCGAAACGCCTTTTGGACGCTTTGATTGTTGTGTCCTTTCTTTAGGTAATCCGCATTGCGTGATACAAGTCAATTGTTTAGAAAAAGCACCCCTTGAAGACTTAGGACTTTATCTGAATCAACATCCGTATCCTTATTTTCCACAAGGGTGTAACCTGGAATTGATGAAAATTCGTGATCCCAAGCAAATCGATCTCCGTATTTATGAACGCGGCGTTGGGGAAACGCAAGCCTGTGGTAGCGGTGCCTGTGCAGCGGTGATTGCTGGACGGTTACTCAACCGACTCACTAAAAAAGTAAAGGTCAATTTACCAGGGGGGTTGCTGACCGTCCGATGGGAATCTGAACATTCACCGGTTTTTCTACGCGGAACCCCCACTTATGTCTTTCGTGGTTCTATTGATTAA
- a CDS encoding inverse autotransporter beta-barrel domain-containing protein produces MFKNITFTFTFSFSFFFLCFFIAPLYGREPLPVRFSAEAYTGVYTVGRADLMVSLDGDGQHNLYVDPQGGYGTDQAWYGDVGLGYRWISNDAAIVGWYVFAGHSRVENSSGFWITNPGVEVMGSRWDARVNAYIPVAGRSDDLGGIESTTAGPSFFTGHSELRTVSFTAFNEVQQVGNGADARVGYQLFSGVPLKAVVGAYFFEIPHAENVRGGGAGVDYWFDDYVRVFARYNYDNRQHSQVVGGLGISFGGVRNGHWADPSLSERLTDPVERYIANLGHGSGIPSQTIRYGRGSGSRIEVLQDNIAFFSQTGGPDNGGTNLTLADCTFENPCGPTDFSQAAVNTLNTLLPNTRMYFNGGGYTAGEEGGGSTPLRLNNGQSVHSRTADYSAPATGTERSTFAGAFTLTGNNHLENIILIPIVGRFPDTGVTLESGNNQITGSSIGTANNRYLFAIENFGDNTRVDASTIFSNILGVVTTDSNFTMQNSTLDLLNVENVGVDGILAVGGSISIIDSRIRVAGSSANAAAVGIRTSSNSDVAVTHSEIAVSNDTGAAVVLENNSGTINVLESDLNVDGTNPFIATGLPVNIGAGTVCVVNGAVVACP; encoded by the coding sequence ATGTTTAAAAATATTACTTTTACTTTTACTTTTTCATTTTCATTCTTTTTTTTGTGTTTTTTTATCGCCCCGCTTTACGGGCGAGAACCGTTACCGGTGCGTTTTTCAGCGGAAGCGTATACGGGCGTGTATACGGTGGGTCGAGCGGATTTAATGGTGTCCTTAGACGGTGATGGTCAGCATAATCTGTATGTAGATCCCCAAGGCGGTTACGGAACGGATCAAGCGTGGTACGGCGATGTCGGTTTAGGTTATCGATGGATTAGCAATGATGCCGCGATAGTCGGATGGTACGTGTTTGCAGGCCATTCACGCGTTGAAAACAGCAGTGGATTTTGGATAACGAATCCGGGTGTAGAGGTCATGGGAAGTCGCTGGGATGCGCGGGTGAATGCGTATATTCCGGTGGCAGGACGCAGTGATGATTTAGGAGGGATTGAATCCACGACGGCAGGCCCCTCTTTTTTTACGGGTCACAGTGAGCTACGAACGGTATCTTTTACGGCGTTCAATGAAGTGCAACAGGTGGGTAATGGAGCCGATGCGCGCGTGGGTTACCAGTTATTTTCAGGTGTGCCTTTAAAAGCGGTTGTGGGCGCTTATTTTTTTGAGATTCCGCATGCTGAAAACGTGCGCGGGGGCGGTGCAGGAGTGGATTATTGGTTTGACGATTACGTTCGTGTTTTTGCCCGTTATAATTACGATAATAGGCAACACAGTCAGGTCGTGGGTGGTTTAGGGATTAGTTTTGGAGGGGTTCGGAACGGTCATTGGGCCGATCCGAGTTTATCGGAACGGTTAACGGATCCGGTGGAACGTTATATCGCCAATTTGGGTCATGGTTCGGGGATACCGAGTCAAACGATCCGATATGGAAGGGGAAGCGGCAGCCGAATCGAGGTGCTCCAGGATAATATTGCGTTTTTTAGTCAAACGGGAGGGCCGGATAATGGCGGAACCAACTTAACGTTGGCCGATTGCACGTTTGAAAACCCGTGTGGACCCACCGACTTTAGTCAAGCGGCTGTTAATACGTTAAATACGTTATTACCGAATACGCGGATGTATTTTAATGGGGGAGGTTATACTGCGGGTGAAGAGGGAGGTGGCTCTACCCCATTAAGGTTAAATAATGGTCAAAGTGTGCATTCTCGGACTGCGGATTATTCAGCGCCAGCCACAGGCACAGAACGTTCAACGTTTGCTGGCGCGTTTACTTTAACCGGCAATAATCATTTAGAAAACATTATTTTGATCCCTATTGTAGGAAGATTCCCAGATACCGGGGTGACTCTGGAAAGTGGAAATAATCAGATTACAGGGAGTAGTATTGGAACTGCAAACAATCGTTATTTGTTTGCTATTGAGAATTTTGGCGACAATACACGGGTTGATGCATCAACTATTTTTTCAAATATTCTAGGTGTGGTTACGACCGATTCTAATTTTACGATGCAAAATAGTACATTGGATTTACTTAATGTAGAGAATGTGGGTGTTGATGGGATTTTAGCAGTGGGTGGAAGTATTTCGATTATTGATTCAAGGATTCGCGTGGCAGGGTCATCGGCGAACGCTGCTGCCGTAGGCATACGAACCTCCAGCAATAGCGATGTTGCGGTGACCCATTCGGAAATAGCCGTTAGTAATGATACGGGTGCTGCAGTGGTACTCGAAAACAATAGTGGTACTATTAATGTTCTAGAGAGTGATTTGAACGTCGATGGTACGAATCCGTTCATCGCGACGGGCCTTCCTGTAAATATTGGCGCAGGAACGGTGTGTGTTGTGAATGGAGCGGTGGTCGCTTGTCCCTAA
- the epmB gene encoding EF-P beta-lysylation protein EpmB, with protein sequence MKKNWQTFLKEAVADPAELLDRLALNPQLLSAAQHASRLFPLRVPSGFIDRMQKGNPADPLLQQVLPIAAEARIQADFSDDPLQENAANPLPGLLHKYYGRILLTMTGACAINCRYCFRRHFPYGKNKVGGKAWHAIVAYIQADTSIREVILSGGDPLLAQDDYLKHRINDLAAIPHVKIVRIHSRLPIVIPERMTTPLLNALTGTRLQPVLVTHCNHANELNDSVQQAIEKCRQRKIHVLNQAVLLKGVNDSVEALVHLSERLFECGILPYYLHRLDKVQGATHFTVNEEKMKPLLKALRERLPGYLVPKCVYEQAGALSKMPFMED encoded by the coding sequence ATGAAAAAAAATTGGCAGACCTTTCTCAAAGAAGCGGTGGCTGATCCGGCCGAATTACTGGATCGATTAGCACTGAATCCCCAGTTATTATCTGCTGCGCAGCACGCCTCGAGATTATTTCCCTTGCGCGTACCAAGCGGTTTTATTGACAGAATGCAAAAAGGGAATCCTGCGGATCCCCTCTTACAACAAGTGCTTCCAATCGCAGCCGAAGCGCGAATACAGGCTGATTTTAGTGACGATCCGTTACAGGAAAACGCCGCGAATCCGCTTCCGGGCTTATTGCATAAATATTATGGCCGCATATTGCTGACGATGACCGGCGCTTGTGCAATCAATTGTCGCTATTGTTTTCGTCGTCATTTTCCGTATGGAAAAAATAAAGTGGGAGGTAAGGCATGGCACGCTATAGTGGCATATATTCAAGCCGATACGTCTATTCGCGAAGTTATTTTAAGTGGAGGGGATCCCTTATTAGCGCAAGATGATTATTTGAAACACCGTATCAACGATCTCGCCGCTATTCCACACGTAAAGATTGTCCGTATCCATTCCCGTTTACCTATTGTGATTCCCGAACGAATGACTACTCCACTTTTAAATGCATTGACAGGAACACGATTGCAACCTGTTTTGGTGACACACTGTAACCACGCGAACGAATTAAATGATTCTGTTCAACAAGCCATCGAAAAGTGTCGTCAACGAAAAATACACGTTCTGAATCAAGCGGTGTTGTTAAAAGGCGTTAATGATTCGGTTGAAGCACTGGTTCATTTGAGTGAACGTTTATTTGAATGTGGAATTTTACCCTATTATTTACATCGGTTGGACAAAGTACAAGGCGCGACGCATTTTACAGTGAATGAAGAAAAGATGAAGCCGCTTTTAAAGGCGTTGCGAGAACGATTGCCCGGTTATTTAGTCCCGAAATGTGTTTATGAACAAGCCGGTGCATTATCTAAAATGCCCTTTATGGAGGATTAA
- a CDS encoding inverse autotransporter beta-barrel domain-containing protein codes for MQWIKCIFLSFPLLLCIAPLQAREPLLRFSAEAYTGVYTVGRADLMVSLDGDGQHNLYVDPQGGYGTDQAWYGDVGLGYRWISNDAAIVGWYVFAGHSRVENSSGFWITNPGVEVMGSRWDARVNAYIPVAGRSDDLGGIESTTAGPSFFTGHSELRTVSFTAFNEVQQVGNGADARVGYQLFSGVPLKAVVGAYFFEIPHAENVRGGGAGVDYWFDDYVRVFARYNYDNRQHSQVVGGLGISFGGVRNGHWADPSLSERLTDPVERYIANLGHGSGIPSQTIRYGRGSGSRIEVLQDNIAFFSQTGGPDNGGTNLTLADCTFENPCGPTDFSQAGVNTLNTLLPNTRMYFNGGNYAAINPGINPLTLNNGQSVHSRTADYSAPATGTERSTFGGAFTLTGNNHLENIILIPFLGVVPDTGVRIEGSNNVITGSSIGTVSNRYAFSVQNVGIGTYIDNTFFFAAQMGIITYGSNLIVLKSTVDVELVGGGTGIEIMNNNAFVIDSAIRLTGTGAFPFTGIETSSNTNASTSIINSSIDIIHENVNGNAVALHNGRGSSMTVLDSSLSVEGAHVAIARGAVTVNDGTTCRVNGAITACA; via the coding sequence GTGCAATGGATTAAATGTATTTTTCTTTCGTTTCCTCTTTTATTGTGTATCGCCCCGCTTCAGGCGCGAGAACCGTTACTGCGTTTTTCAGCGGAAGCGTATACGGGCGTGTATACGGTGGGTCGAGCGGATTTAATGGTGTCCTTAGACGGTGATGGTCAGCATAATCTGTATGTAGATCCCCAAGGCGGTTACGGAACGGATCAAGCGTGGTACGGCGATGTCGGTTTAGGTTATCGATGGATTAGCAATGATGCCGCGATAGTCGGATGGTACGTGTTTGCAGGCCATTCACGCGTTGAAAACAGCAGTGGATTTTGGATAACGAATCCGGGTGTAGAGGTCATGGGAAGTCGCTGGGATGCGCGGGTGAATGCGTATATTCCGGTGGCAGGACGCAGTGATGATTTAGGAGGGATTGAATCCACGACGGCAGGCCCCTCTTTTTTTACGGGTCACAGTGAGCTACGAACGGTATCTTTTACGGCGTTCAATGAAGTGCAACAGGTGGGTAATGGAGCCGATGCGCGCGTGGGTTACCAGTTATTTTCAGGTGTGCCTTTAAAAGCGGTTGTGGGCGCTTATTTTTTTGAGATTCCGCATGCTGAAAACGTGCGCGGGGGCGGTGCAGGAGTGGATTATTGGTTTGACGATTACGTTCGTGTTTTTGCCCGTTATAATTACGATAATAGGCAACACAGTCAGGTCGTGGGTGGTTTAGGGATTAGTTTTGGAGGGGTTCGGAACGGTCATTGGGCCGATCCGAGTTTATCGGAACGGTTAACGGATCCGGTGGAACGTTATATCGCCAATTTGGGTCATGGTTCGGGGATACCGAGTCAAACGATCCGATATGGAAGGGGAAGCGGCAGCCGAATCGAGGTGCTCCAGGATAATATTGCGTTTTTTAGTCAAACGGGAGGGCCGGATAATGGCGGAACCAACTTAACGTTGGCCGATTGCACGTTTGAAAACCCGTGTGGACCCACCGACTTTAGCCAAGCGGGTGTTAATACGTTAAATACGTTATTACCGAATACGCGGATGTATTTTAATGGGGGAAATTATGCTGCAATTAATCCTGGAATTAATCCGTTGACCTTAAATAATGGCCAAAGCGTCCATTCTCGGACCGCGGATTATTCAGCGCCAGCCACAGGCACAGAACGTTCAACGTTTGGTGGTGCGTTTACTTTAACCGGCAATAATCATTTAGAAAATATTATTCTGATCCCTTTCTTGGGAGTTGTTCCAGATACGGGAGTGCGAATAGAAGGCTCTAATAATGTGATTACAGGGAGTAGTATTGGGACCGTGAGCAATCGTTATGCGTTTTCTGTACAGAATGTTGGTATAGGTACATATATTGATAATACCTTTTTTTTTGCTGCCCAAATGGGAATTATAACCTATGGTTCAAATCTAATCGTTCTAAAAAGTACAGTGGATGTTGAATTAGTAGGTGGTGGTACTGGGATTGAAATTATGAATAACAATGCGTTTGTGATTGATTCAGCGATTCGGCTTACGGGAACGGGGGCTTTCCCCTTTACAGGGATAGAAACCTCATCAAACACGAATGCTAGTACTAGTATTATAAATTCGTCAATTGATATTATTCATGAAAATGTTAATGGTAATGCGGTTGCGTTACATAATGGGCGTGGCAGCAGCATGACCGTTCTCGATAGTAGTTTAAGTGTTGAAGGCGCCCACGTTGCGATAGCAAGAGGAGCGGTGACGGTTAATGATGGAACGACGTGTAGGGTCAATGGCGCTATAACGGCTTGTGCTTAA